The following proteins are co-located in the Solidesulfovibrio fructosivorans JJ] genome:
- a CDS encoding LexA family transcriptional regulator encodes MTQRHDATSAAAGGFEGFFARAAQAADIASQAELAALLGVHRSAVTQAKKKDAVPKAWVLAVSRRTGADADWLEYGRPAKSAAKNDTAEDGPYIGVPKVRARLSAGGGSFETRGEVESVVPFRGDWLRRKGNVSGMVLMDVVGNSMEPEIRHGDTVLIDQGQTAIVAHGVYAMGVEDTVLVKRVEKRPGSLVLLSDNRDYAPIVLSGDEIDALRVIGRVLWVGREL; translated from the coding sequence ATGACGCAACGACATGACGCCACGTCCGCGGCTGCCGGCGGTTTCGAGGGTTTTTTCGCCCGGGCCGCGCAGGCGGCGGACATCGCTTCCCAGGCCGAACTGGCCGCCCTGCTCGGGGTGCATCGTTCGGCCGTGACCCAGGCCAAGAAGAAGGACGCCGTGCCCAAGGCCTGGGTGTTGGCCGTGTCCCGCCGGACCGGGGCGGACGCCGACTGGCTGGAATACGGCCGGCCGGCGAAGTCGGCCGCCAAAAACGACACGGCGGAGGACGGCCCCTATATCGGCGTGCCCAAGGTCCGGGCCAGGCTTTCGGCCGGCGGCGGCTCCTTCGAGACCCGGGGGGAGGTCGAATCGGTCGTGCCGTTTCGCGGCGACTGGCTGCGGCGCAAGGGCAACGTCTCGGGCATGGTGCTCATGGATGTGGTGGGCAACAGCATGGAGCCGGAGATCCGCCACGGCGACACGGTGCTCATCGACCAGGGGCAGACCGCCATTGTGGCCCACGGCGTCTACGCCATGGGCGTCGAGGACACGGTGCTGGTGAAAAGAGTGGAAAAACGCCCGGGCTCGCTGGTGCTTTTGAGCGACAACCGGGACTATGCGCCCATTGTCCTTTCCGGCGACGAAATCGACGC
- a CDS encoding flagellar biosynthesis anti-sigma factor FlgM: MTVPDSTCRPPGVSPPREDPADRARRIADLKRRVQSGTYLIQRYEIIEGLLDALATNAD, from the coding sequence ATGACCGTACCAGACAGTACCTGCAGGCCCCCAGGCGTCTCCCCGCCCCGCGAGGACCCGGCCGATCGCGCCCGCCGTATCGCCGATCTCAAGCGCCGCGTCCAGTCCGGCACGTACCTCATCCAACGCTACGAGATCATCGAGGGCCTGCTCGACGCGCTTGCCACCAACGCCGATTAG
- a CDS encoding pseudouridine synthase family protein encodes MGNDDARVVEGAIPGDMAGERLDRAAILVLPDTGLRGRRRLIEAGRLLVDGRARPAAYRVRAGEKLAARIAARPEGEFRASDIPILFADAAYAAVAKPAGLHSAAIACGGGQSLEDLLPELFPGRAAGLLSRLDRLTSGIVPLAFDAASGERYRRLENAGQVAKTYLAVVHGGIPSPFVVDFRLDMADRAKTRVLRTADSDPLRQTRVSPRAAKGGLTLVACRIAKGARHQIRAHLAASGHPLVGDPVYGRGEGARLYLHCARLESPVLTVTNQPPWSLAEAARTVESDALEKNAEQDTNGVG; translated from the coding sequence ATGGGAAACGACGATGCCCGCGTGGTCGAAGGCGCGATCCCCGGGGACATGGCCGGTGAGCGCCTGGACCGGGCGGCGATCCTTGTGCTGCCGGACACGGGGCTGCGGGGCCGCCGCCGGCTGATCGAAGCGGGGCGGCTGCTCGTGGACGGGCGGGCGCGGCCCGCCGCCTACCGGGTCCGGGCCGGGGAAAAACTTGCCGCCCGCATCGCCGCGCGCCCGGAAGGGGAGTTTCGGGCCTCGGACATCCCGATTCTTTTCGCCGATGCCGCCTATGCGGCCGTGGCCAAGCCGGCCGGCCTCCACAGCGCCGCCATCGCCTGCGGCGGCGGCCAGAGCCTCGAGGACCTGCTGCCGGAGCTTTTTCCCGGTCGCGCCGCCGGACTGCTCTCCCGCCTGGACAGGCTCACCTCGGGCATCGTTCCCCTGGCCTTTGACGCCGCGTCCGGGGAACGCTATCGCCGCCTGGAAAACGCCGGCCAAGTGGCCAAGACCTACCTGGCCGTGGTCCACGGCGGGATACCTTCTCCGTTCGTGGTCGATTTTCGCTTGGATATGGCCGACCGGGCCAAAACGCGGGTGCTGCGCACGGCCGATTCCGATCCCTTGCGCCAGACCCGTGTTTCGCCGCGCGCGGCCAAGGGCGGGCTGACCCTGGTCGCCTGCCGCATCGCCAAGGGGGCGCGTCATCAGATACGGGCCCATCTGGCCGCCTCGGGCCATCCTCTGGTCGGGGATCCGGTCTATGGTCGGGGGGAGGGGGCGCGGCTGTACCTGCACTGCGCCCGGCTCGAAAGCCCGGTGCTTACGGTGACGAACCAACCGCCCTGGTCGCTTGCGGAAGCGGCCCGGACAGTCGAAAGCGATGCGCTGGAAAAAAACGCGGAACAGGATACGAATGGCGTGGGCTAA
- a CDS encoding tetratricopeptide repeat protein, giving the protein MKALVTKFRPVRLVRLLLVLLVIAPCWFVAAATDALATDAAQAAVREPQPPQADPLPPVAPGEETDAAHGFRVELVKSAPSAGTMRVGGAASFAARIFDGERELDRGDYVCRWRSDTEARFLETEGPFTNTAVFLRPGRQRVWVEVVPRSGPSEGLAAVSVPVELDVAQPAFSLGVRPSSPLVGEETTVVIRDFPVHDGVEFRWDPLPASAKLVRVGERSLTFYPTAAGEVPVHVSATAGAGAGDTADLGAATVRVRAREYAVAVADKGLTGPPATVWREGEGPVAASGVAVRQNVRLLARISPSPHNPPLAYAWSLCPGARARGGTDGREIEASRDAVGPCKASVEIRDARGLLLGRGEGGFTVAVSQEELDAAVANARETDRLTRAAADAWDAGDAAGALEAAGRAVRKNPRDAPALTAYDRISRDKARLDDTLAKADAALGMDDFGEVAAMLGEAAKICPRAEAIGAMRQAAVARRETLDRVARLLAAARDKWDAGAVDGALKLTGQALSLDPNHAAAKAERERMVADRDRLIAALKQSTSYLAAKRFDSAGEALAEARAICPRFPAIAELTRAIAARKDKAWRMDERLARARDQWNAGDADGALATLTEAARLDPEHAGAAATKRKLAQAREHLGAAEDRAEAALDAGKIDAAKAALSAASGINPRHERLKQLQAALAHRVDRDRRVAGLAAEAERRNAAGDTDGAILALNDLIALVPDNAKATATRDALVRARDAANEALSRAKDALASGRYDLALGAVAEAEKANPKLPALAGWRDKIQAARKRAEAVAASRLATAEKLFAQKDIPGADAALRAAREAGPLPSALAGKARDLSRRIEAGLARQAAARREQANRVRTTAQTADADRRARCAAIGRQAAAKRSGGDHAGAIRDYQSLLNLCPDTCQAYNNVGASLFSLGYAAESLPWFDEAVKCAPDERLYRDNAALTQKRLAQSRQPDPEKAATCKAAFETAESRRVGGDLSGAMEGYRRVVATCPDFCAAYNNMGLALHKLGRTAQALPLFERALRCNPKENLFKDNYELTAKRLRTAERRP; this is encoded by the coding sequence GTGAAAGCACTTGTGACGAAATTCCGCCCGGTTCGCCTTGTCCGACTGCTCTTGGTGTTGCTCGTCATCGCGCCATGCTGGTTTGTCGCGGCGGCAACCGATGCCCTGGCCACGGACGCGGCCCAGGCCGCCGTACGCGAACCGCAACCGCCCCAGGCCGATCCGTTGCCCCCGGTCGCGCCGGGCGAGGAGACCGACGCCGCCCATGGATTCCGGGTGGAGCTGGTCAAAAGCGCGCCATCCGCCGGAACCATGCGGGTCGGCGGCGCGGCCTCGTTCGCGGCCCGGATTTTCGACGGCGAACGGGAGCTGGACCGGGGGGACTACGTCTGTCGTTGGCGTTCCGACACCGAAGCCCGGTTTCTGGAAACCGAAGGGCCGTTCACCAATACGGCCGTCTTTTTGCGCCCGGGCCGTCAACGGGTCTGGGTCGAGGTCGTGCCCCGGTCCGGTCCGTCCGAAGGGCTGGCGGCGGTATCCGTCCCGGTGGAGCTGGATGTGGCCCAGCCGGCCTTTTCGCTCGGCGTGAGGCCGTCGTCGCCGCTGGTCGGCGAGGAGACCACGGTCGTCATTCGGGATTTTCCGGTCCACGACGGGGTGGAATTCCGCTGGGACCCGCTGCCCGCCTCGGCCAAGCTGGTGCGGGTGGGCGAGCGCAGCCTGACATTTTATCCGACGGCCGCCGGGGAGGTCCCCGTGCATGTGTCGGCCACGGCCGGCGCGGGCGCGGGCGACACGGCGGATTTGGGCGCGGCCACGGTCCGGGTGCGGGCCAGGGAATACGCCGTCGCCGTGGCCGACAAGGGGCTCACCGGGCCGCCGGCCACGGTTTGGCGCGAGGGCGAGGGGCCGGTTGCGGCCTCGGGCGTGGCCGTGCGGCAAAACGTGCGGCTTTTGGCCCGGATTTCGCCGTCTCCGCACAATCCGCCGTTGGCCTATGCCTGGAGCCTGTGTCCCGGGGCGCGGGCCCGGGGCGGGACCGACGGCCGGGAGATCGAGGCCTCGCGCGACGCCGTGGGGCCGTGCAAGGCTTCGGTGGAAATCCGCGACGCCAGGGGCCTGCTTCTCGGCCGGGGCGAGGGCGGGTTCACTGTTGCCGTTTCCCAGGAAGAACTCGATGCGGCCGTGGCCAACGCCCGCGAGACGGACAGGCTTACCCGGGCGGCGGCCGACGCCTGGGATGCCGGCGACGCGGCGGGGGCCCTGGAAGCGGCCGGACGGGCCGTGCGCAAAAATCCCCGTGACGCCCCGGCCCTGACCGCCTACGACCGCATAAGCCGCGACAAGGCCCGTCTGGACGATACGTTGGCCAAGGCCGACGCGGCCCTTGGCATGGACGATTTCGGCGAAGTGGCGGCCATGCTCGGCGAGGCAGCCAAGATATGTCCCCGGGCCGAGGCCATCGGGGCCATGCGCCAGGCGGCCGTCGCCCGTCGCGAGACCCTGGACAGGGTGGCGAGGCTTTTGGCCGCCGCCCGGGATAAATGGGATGCCGGCGCGGTGGACGGGGCCTTGAAGCTGACCGGCCAGGCGCTTTCCCTCGATCCGAACCATGCCGCGGCCAAGGCCGAGCGCGAGCGCATGGTGGCCGACCGCGACAGGCTTATCGCGGCGCTCAAGCAGTCCACCAGCTATCTTGCGGCCAAACGCTTCGACAGCGCCGGCGAGGCGCTGGCCGAGGCGCGGGCCATATGCCCCCGGTTCCCGGCCATCGCGGAACTGACGCGGGCCATCGCCGCCCGCAAGGACAAGGCCTGGCGCATGGACGAGCGGCTGGCCCGGGCCCGGGACCAGTGGAACGCCGGGGATGCCGACGGGGCGTTGGCGACGCTGACCGAAGCGGCGCGCCTCGATCCCGAACACGCCGGCGCGGCCGCGACCAAAAGAAAACTGGCCCAGGCCAGGGAACATCTCGGTGCGGCCGAGGACCGGGCCGAAGCGGCATTGGATGCCGGCAAGATCGACGCCGCCAAGGCGGCTCTTTCCGCCGCGTCCGGGATCAACCCGCGCCATGAGCGCCTGAAGCAATTGCAGGCGGCCCTGGCCCATCGGGTGGACCGCGACCGGCGCGTGGCCGGGCTCGCGGCCGAGGCCGAGCGCCGCAACGCCGCCGGCGATACGGACGGCGCGATTTTGGCTCTCAATGACCTGATCGCCCTGGTCCCGGACAACGCCAAGGCGACCGCGACGCGCGATGCGCTCGTGCGCGCCCGCGACGCGGCCAATGAAGCCCTTTCCCGGGCCAAGGACGCACTGGCCTCCGGTCGCTATGACTTGGCCCTCGGGGCGGTGGCCGAGGCGGAAAAGGCCAACCCCAAGCTGCCGGCCCTGGCCGGCTGGCGCGACAAGATCCAGGCCGCTCGCAAGCGGGCGGAAGCCGTGGCCGCCTCGCGTCTGGCCACGGCGGAAAAGCTCTTTGCCCAAAAGGATATTCCCGGCGCGGACGCGGCCCTGCGCGCGGCCCGGGAGGCGGGGCCTTTGCCATCCGCCCTGGCCGGCAAGGCCCGGGACCTTTCCCGGCGTATCGAGGCCGGTCTGGCCCGGCAGGCCGCCGCCCGGCGCGAGCAGGCCAACCGTGTGCGCACGACCGCCCAAACCGCCGACGCCGACCGTCGCGCCCGTTGCGCCGCCATCGGCCGGCAGGCTGCGGCCAAGCGGAGCGGGGGGGATCACGCCGGGGCCATCCGCGACTACCAATCCCTGCTCAACCTGTGTCCCGACACCTGCCAGGCCTACAACAACGTCGGGGCTTCGCTTTTCTCCCTGGGCTACGCGGCCGAGTCCCTGCCCTGGTTCGACGAGGCGGTCAAATGCGCGCCGGACGAGCGGCTCTACCGGGACAACGCGGCGCTCACCCAAAAGCGTCTGGCCCAAAGCCGCCAGCCCGATCCCGAAAAGGCCGCGACCTGCAAGGCCGCCTTCGAGACCGCCGAATCCAGGCGCGTGGGCGGGGATCTTTCCGGGGCCATGGAGGGCTACCGTCGCGTGGTGGCGACCTGTCCGGATTTTTGCGCCGCCTACAACAACATGGGCTTGGCTCTGCACAAGCTCGGCCGTACGGCCCAGGCCCTGCCCCTTTTCGAACGGGCCCTTCGCTGCAACCCCAAGGAAAACCTGTTCAAGGACAACTACGAGCTGACGGCGAAACGCCTGCGCACGGCTGAACGGCGTCCGTGA